From Mustela erminea isolate mMusErm1 chromosome 1, mMusErm1.Pri, whole genome shotgun sequence, a single genomic window includes:
- the SETD4 gene encoding SET domain-containing protein 4 isoform X3: MKRGRGRTSRIRRQKLFRSSVSRGVNESCKPEFIEFKKWLKDRKFEDTNLIPACFPGTGRGLMSKTSLQEGQMIISLPESCLLTTDTVIRSYLGTYIAKCQPPPSPLLALCTFLVSEKHAGDQSLWKPYLDILPKAYTCPVCLEPKVVNLFPEPLKAKAEEQRARVRGFFSSSRDFFSSLQPLFSEAVENIFSYSALLWAWCTVNTRAVYMKHGQRKCFSPEPDTYALAPYLDLLNHSPDVQVKAAFNEETRCYEVRTASGCRKHEQVFICYGPHDNQRLLLEYGFVSVQNPHACVHVSADLLVKYLPSTDKQMNKKISILKDHDFIENLTFGWDGPSWRLLTALKLLCLEAEELCMTQ; encoded by the exons TGAATGAGAGCTGCAAGCCTGAATTCATAGAGTTTAAGAAGTGGCTGAAAGACAGGAAGTTTGAAGATACAAACTTAATACCTGCTTGTTTTCCAG gTACAGGAAGAGGGCTGATGAGCAAAACATCCCTGCAG GAGGGACAGATGATTATTTCGTTGCCCGAGAGTTGCCTGCTCACCACGGACACAGTGATTAGAAGCTACTTAGGGACGTACATTGCTAA gtgccaGCCTCCTCCATCTCCTCTTCTGGCTCTGTGCACGTTTTTAGTTTCAGAAAAGCATGCTGGGGACCAGTCTCTCTGGAAGCCTTACCTGGACATTTTACCAAAGGCCTACACCTGCCCCGTATGTTTGGAGCCAAAAGTGGTGAATCTTTTTCCTGAACCTTTGAAGGCAAaggctgaagagcagagagcccgtgtgcggggcttcttttcttcctccagagactttttctcttccctgcAGCCTCTGTTTTCTGAGGCTGTTGAGAACATTTTTAGCTACAGTGCCCTCCTGTGGGCGTGGTGCACGGTCAACACCAGAGCTGTGTACATGAAGCATGGGCAGAGGAAATGCTTTTCTCCAGAGCCGGACACCTACGCGCTCGCCCCGTACTTGGATCTGCTGAATCACAGCCCAGATGTCCAG GTAAAAGCAGCATTTAATGAGGAAACTCGCTGTTATGAAGTCAGAACGGCTTCAGGCTGCAGGAAACATGAACAGGTGTTCATCTGCTATGGCCCCCATGATAACCAGCGGCTGCTCCTGGAATACGGATTCGTGTCCGTCCAGAATCCTCATGCGTGTGTTCATGTCTCAGCAG atctACTTGTTAAATATCTGCCATcaacagataaacaaatgaacaagaagaTTTCCATTTTGAAGGATCATGACTTTATAGA AAATTTAACATTTGGATGGGATGGACCATCTTGGAGGTTACTCACAGCTCTTAAGTTGTTATGTCTGGAGGCTGAAGAATT
- the SETD4 gene encoding SET domain-containing protein 4 isoform X4 — protein sequence MKRGRGRTSRIRRQKLFRSSVSRGVNESCKPEFIEFKKWLKDRKFEDTNLIPACFPGTGRGLMSKTSLQEGQMIISLPESCLLTTDTVIRSYLGTYIAKCQPPPSPLLALCTFLVSEKHAGDQSLWKPYLDILPKAYTCPVCLEPKVVNLFPEPLKAKAEEQRARVRGFFSSSRDFFSSLQPLFSEAVENIFSYSALLWAWCTVNTRAVYMKHGQRKCFSPEPDTYALAPYLDLLNHSPDVQVKAAFNEETRCYEVRTASGCRKHEQVFICYGPHDNQRLLLEYGFVSVQNPHACVHVSADLLVKYLPSTDKQMNKKISILKDHDFIENLTFGWDGPSWRLLTALKLLCLEAEELYK from the exons TGAATGAGAGCTGCAAGCCTGAATTCATAGAGTTTAAGAAGTGGCTGAAAGACAGGAAGTTTGAAGATACAAACTTAATACCTGCTTGTTTTCCAG gTACAGGAAGAGGGCTGATGAGCAAAACATCCCTGCAG GAGGGACAGATGATTATTTCGTTGCCCGAGAGTTGCCTGCTCACCACGGACACAGTGATTAGAAGCTACTTAGGGACGTACATTGCTAA gtgccaGCCTCCTCCATCTCCTCTTCTGGCTCTGTGCACGTTTTTAGTTTCAGAAAAGCATGCTGGGGACCAGTCTCTCTGGAAGCCTTACCTGGACATTTTACCAAAGGCCTACACCTGCCCCGTATGTTTGGAGCCAAAAGTGGTGAATCTTTTTCCTGAACCTTTGAAGGCAAaggctgaagagcagagagcccgtgtgcggggcttcttttcttcctccagagactttttctcttccctgcAGCCTCTGTTTTCTGAGGCTGTTGAGAACATTTTTAGCTACAGTGCCCTCCTGTGGGCGTGGTGCACGGTCAACACCAGAGCTGTGTACATGAAGCATGGGCAGAGGAAATGCTTTTCTCCAGAGCCGGACACCTACGCGCTCGCCCCGTACTTGGATCTGCTGAATCACAGCCCAGATGTCCAG GTAAAAGCAGCATTTAATGAGGAAACTCGCTGTTATGAAGTCAGAACGGCTTCAGGCTGCAGGAAACATGAACAGGTGTTCATCTGCTATGGCCCCCATGATAACCAGCGGCTGCTCCTGGAATACGGATTCGTGTCCGTCCAGAATCCTCATGCGTGTGTTCATGTCTCAGCAG atctACTTGTTAAATATCTGCCATcaacagataaacaaatgaacaagaagaTTTCCATTTTGAAGGATCATGACTTTATAGA AAATTTAACATTTGGATGGGATGGACCATCTTGGAGGTTACTCACAGCTCTTAAGTTGTTATGTCTGGAGGCTGAAGAATT ATACAAATGA
- the SETD4 gene encoding SET domain-containing protein 4 isoform X2: protein MKRGRGRTSRIRRQKLFRSSVSRGVNESCKPEFIEFKKWLKDRKFEDTNLIPACFPGTGRGLMSKTSLQEGQMIISLPESCLLTTDTVIRSYLGTYIAKCQPPPSPLLALCTFLVSEKHAGDQSLWKPYLDILPKAYTCPVCLEPKVVNLFPEPLKAKAEEQRARVRGFFSSSRDFFSSLQPLFSEAVENIFSYSALLWAWCTVNTRAVYMKHGQRKCFSPEPDTYALAPYLDLLNHSPDVQVKAAFNEETRCYEVRTASGCRKHEQVFICYGPHDNQRLLLEYGFVSVQNPHACVHVSADLLVKYLPSTDKQMNKKISILKDHDFIENLTFGWDGPSWRLLTALKLLCLEAEEFTCWKKVLLGEIISDTNEKRSLVIAQKICHYFIEETNAMLQKVSHMKDEEVALLNQLTLVETLWTEELKILQASAEILNSLQTPFRCMTQ, encoded by the exons TGAATGAGAGCTGCAAGCCTGAATTCATAGAGTTTAAGAAGTGGCTGAAAGACAGGAAGTTTGAAGATACAAACTTAATACCTGCTTGTTTTCCAG gTACAGGAAGAGGGCTGATGAGCAAAACATCCCTGCAG GAGGGACAGATGATTATTTCGTTGCCCGAGAGTTGCCTGCTCACCACGGACACAGTGATTAGAAGCTACTTAGGGACGTACATTGCTAA gtgccaGCCTCCTCCATCTCCTCTTCTGGCTCTGTGCACGTTTTTAGTTTCAGAAAAGCATGCTGGGGACCAGTCTCTCTGGAAGCCTTACCTGGACATTTTACCAAAGGCCTACACCTGCCCCGTATGTTTGGAGCCAAAAGTGGTGAATCTTTTTCCTGAACCTTTGAAGGCAAaggctgaagagcagagagcccgtgtgcggggcttcttttcttcctccagagactttttctcttccctgcAGCCTCTGTTTTCTGAGGCTGTTGAGAACATTTTTAGCTACAGTGCCCTCCTGTGGGCGTGGTGCACGGTCAACACCAGAGCTGTGTACATGAAGCATGGGCAGAGGAAATGCTTTTCTCCAGAGCCGGACACCTACGCGCTCGCCCCGTACTTGGATCTGCTGAATCACAGCCCAGATGTCCAG GTAAAAGCAGCATTTAATGAGGAAACTCGCTGTTATGAAGTCAGAACGGCTTCAGGCTGCAGGAAACATGAACAGGTGTTCATCTGCTATGGCCCCCATGATAACCAGCGGCTGCTCCTGGAATACGGATTCGTGTCCGTCCAGAATCCTCATGCGTGTGTTCATGTCTCAGCAG atctACTTGTTAAATATCTGCCATcaacagataaacaaatgaacaagaagaTTTCCATTTTGAAGGATCATGACTTTATAGA AAATTTAACATTTGGATGGGATGGACCATCTTGGAGGTTACTCACAGCTCTTAAGTTGTTATGTCTGGAGGCTGAAGAATT TACATGCTGGAAGAAAGTACTTCTTGGGGAAATCATTTCAGATACAAATGAGAAGAGAAGTTTGGTCATAGCCCAGAAAATATGCCATTATTTCATAGAGGAAACCAATGCTATGCTGCAAAAG gTTTCTCATATGAAAGATGAAGAAGTGGCTTTGCTAAACCAACTAACTTTGGTAGAAACACTGTGGACAGAAGAGCTAAAGATTCTGCAGGCCTCTGCTGAGATTCTAAACAGTTTGCAAACGCCTTTTAG